Proteins from a single region of Coffea eugenioides isolate CCC68of unplaced genomic scaffold, Ceug_1.0 ScVebR1_206;HRSCAF=835, whole genome shotgun sequence:
- the LOC113756211 gene encoding uncharacterized protein LOC113756211 — MVESTIPVFHRLAKILIDSGATHSFVNPEFMCGIDIQPVSLPYDLEVSTPTEDKRLIASRMYANCEIWIEERKLLGNLISLAIKGYDVILGMDWLAKYDAQLDCKRKVVEFHIPGEVTSRLDIRGSLASSALISGIQARKLLSREAQGFLACLIGTPTDKLKVEDVSVVNEYPDVFPDELETLPPDREIEFKIDLLPGTSPISETPYRMASAELKKLKLQLQDLLERGL, encoded by the coding sequence ATGGTGGAAAGTACGATTCCTGTCTTCCACCGTCTGGCTAAAATTTTAATAGACTCCGGTGCTACCCATTCTTTTGTCAACCCCGAATTCATGTGTGGAATTGACATACAACCTGTTAGTTTGCCTTATGATTTGgaagttagtactcctacggAGGACAAACGTTTGATCGCTAGTAGGATGTATGCAAATTGTGAAATTTGGATAGAAGAGAGAAAGCTTTTGGGGAATCTTATAAgtttagctattaaggggtacgatgttatATTGGGTATGGATTGGTTAGCTAAGTACGATGCCCAACTCGATTGTAAGAGgaaagtggtagaatttcaTATACCGGGGGAGGTGACTTCAAGGCTAGATATAAGGGGTAGTCTAGCCTCATCTGCGTTGATTTCGGGTATTCAGGCTAGGAAACTACTGAGTAGAGAGGCACAAGGGTTCCTAGCTTGTCTTATAGGCACTCCCACTGATAAGTTGAAGGTAGAAGATGTATCGGTAGTGAATGAATAtccggatgtattccctgatgagttagaaACCTTACCTCCGGATAGAGAAATAGAGTTCAAGATTGATTTGTTACCGGGGACGTCACCTATCTCTGAAACCCCATATCGGATGGCATCTGCGGAACTTAAGAAGTTGAAGTTACAGTTGCAAGATTTATTGGAACGAGGGTTgtga